The following are encoded together in the Daucus carota subsp. sativus chromosome 5, DH1 v3.0, whole genome shotgun sequence genome:
- the LOC108219772 gene encoding uncharacterized protein LOC108219772 — MPKERRDCTTSRSRTSPFPCGSSPSLLSLIKNPLENEEHVKEWEEARCPVCMEHPHNAILLLCSSHGKGCRPFMCDTSYRHSNCFDQFCKSFGKTPPTVPQQEETSPSSATDLPTHGMTLDEGSPASQGEMIESGLTHATDCEDKVKGKLVCPLCRGGINGWMVVEPARVFMNAKLRSCACETCEFSGTYSDLRKHARLAHPLVRPSEADPERQRDWRRLERQRDLGDLISTLQSSIGEERSEDSAFSLDERGLLTVFFLVRVFQPGNVSRSSSWSGTSRVPRAHVTVRRRSTRTLWGESIDADSLEQDNDTSDGASGPSRSQE; from the coding sequence ATGCCAAAGGAGAGAAGAGATTGTACCACATCTCGGTCAAGAACATCCCCATTTCCATGTGGATCTAGTCCTTCATtgttatcattaataaaaaatccTTTAGAGAATGAGGAGCATGTCAAAGAATGGGAGGAGGCTCGGTGCCCCGTGTGTATGGAACATCCTCATAATGCAATCTTGCTTCTGTGTTCATCTCATGGTAAAGGTTGCCGCCCTTTTATGTGTGACACAAGCTATCGCCACTCCAACTGTTTTGACCAGTTCTGCAAGTCATTTGGTAAAACCCCTCCAACAGTGCCTCAGCAAGAAGAAACTTCACCTTCAAGTGCAACCGACTTGCCAACACATGGTATGACTCTTGACGAAGGTAGTCCTGCTTCTCAAGGTGAAATGATCGAGTCTGGACTGACACACGCTACTGATtgtgaagacaaagtgaagggGAAGCTGGTTTGCCCTCTTTGTCGTGGAGGCATAAATGGGTGGATGGTTGTGGAACCTGCTCGCGTCTTTATGAATGCAAAATTGAGAAGCTGCGCCTGTGAGACGTGTGAGTTCAGTGGCACATATTCAGATTTGAGGAAGCATGCAAGACTTGCACACCCACTTGTGCGGCCATCAGAGGCAGATCCAGAGAGACAGCGTGACTGGAGGAGGCTGGAGCGTCAAAGGGATCTTGGAGATTTAATCAGCACGCTGCAATCTTCTATTGGGGAAGAGAGGAGTGAGGATAGTGCTTTCTCTCTGGATGAACGTGGCTTGCTAACAGTATTTTTCCTTGTCCGAGTGTTCCAACCTGGCAATGTCTCAAGAAGCAGCAGCTGGTCCGGTACATCAAGGGTACCAAGGGCGCATGTAACTGTGAGGAGGAGGTCAACTAGAACACTTTGGGGAGAGAGCATTGATGCGGATTCCCTGGAACAAGACAATGATACCTCTGATGGGGCATCAGGCCCCAGCAGGTCTCAAGAGTAA